The following are from one region of the Streptomyces decoyicus genome:
- a CDS encoding catalase produces MAGRDRENAAAERAADPGNEIPGKPAPQSPTVEEPTEVHGPLPPKPDQDAPQTVSATGQATGADRARMAQGGAFLTTAQGNRLHDTNHSLKAGPRGPVLLQDHHLREKITHFDHERIPERVVHARGAAAHGVFRAYGTAAKITKAAFLAADVETPVFVRFSTVLGSRGSADTVRDTRGFATKFYTTEGTFDLVGNNIPVFFIQDAIKFPDVIHAGKPHPDREIPQAQSAHDTFWDFVTLHTEATHHTLWNMSDRGIPRSFRMMEGFGVHTFRLVNAEGGTTLVKFHWKPRLGVHSLVWEEAQITNGMDPDFHRRDLADAIEAGAFPQWELAVQTFPDNPEQTFEGIDLLDPTNIVPEELAPVQPIGLLTLNANPTNFFAETEQVAFHPGHLVPGIDVTDDPLLAGRLFSYLDTQITRLAGPNFAQIPVNRTHAPVNDMLRDGFHQDAVHTGVAPYRPNSLDGGCPFLAGADTGAYIEVPVEIPASKKVREAPASFDDHFSQPRRFWLSMTPVEREHIIGAYTFELNKCYEQAIKERALRVLANIDPELCEGVAAGLGLPAPEADRPLASVDPSPALSQIGRSWPLDGRIIGIVTDDNGDLDAVRDLRRRVLEDDMVPLVVAPAGGKLDSEGDPITVQRTFATARSIEFDAVVLAGTPGPGKDAYGARDAKAGDPAVAGRTETDPRVLLMLSEAYRHGKALGGWAGAEEVFHAAGVPTAAPGVALGSDGPATLNQITQLLGKHRVWERFATNS; encoded by the coding sequence ATGGCTGGTAGGGACAGAGAGAACGCCGCCGCGGAGCGGGCTGCCGATCCCGGGAACGAGATTCCGGGCAAGCCCGCGCCGCAGTCGCCGACGGTGGAGGAGCCCACCGAGGTGCACGGCCCGCTGCCTCCCAAGCCGGACCAGGACGCGCCGCAGACCGTCAGCGCCACCGGGCAGGCGACCGGCGCGGACCGGGCCAGGATGGCCCAGGGCGGCGCCTTCCTGACCACCGCCCAGGGCAACCGTCTCCACGACACCAACCACTCCCTCAAGGCGGGCCCCCGCGGCCCGGTCCTGCTGCAGGACCACCATTTGAGGGAGAAGATCACTCACTTCGATCACGAACGGATCCCCGAGCGGGTCGTCCATGCCCGTGGCGCGGCCGCGCACGGTGTCTTCCGGGCCTATGGCACCGCGGCGAAGATCACCAAGGCGGCGTTCCTGGCGGCGGACGTCGAGACGCCGGTGTTCGTGCGTTTCTCCACGGTCCTGGGATCGAGGGGGTCCGCCGACACCGTCCGCGACACGCGCGGCTTCGCCACGAAGTTCTACACGACCGAGGGCACCTTCGACCTGGTCGGCAACAACATTCCGGTGTTCTTCATCCAGGACGCCATCAAGTTCCCGGACGTCATCCACGCCGGCAAGCCCCACCCCGACCGGGAGATTCCGCAGGCCCAGAGCGCCCACGACACGTTCTGGGACTTCGTCACCCTGCACACCGAGGCGACCCATCACACGCTGTGGAACATGTCCGACCGCGGTATCCCGCGCTCGTTCCGGATGATGGAGGGCTTCGGCGTCCACACCTTCCGACTGGTCAACGCCGAGGGCGGCACCACCTTGGTGAAGTTCCACTGGAAGCCACGGCTGGGCGTCCACTCCCTGGTCTGGGAGGAAGCCCAGATCACCAATGGCATGGACCCCGACTTCCACCGCCGCGACCTGGCCGACGCCATCGAAGCCGGCGCGTTCCCGCAGTGGGAGCTGGCCGTCCAGACCTTCCCCGACAACCCCGAGCAGACCTTCGAAGGCATCGACCTGCTCGACCCGACCAACATCGTTCCCGAGGAGCTGGCACCCGTCCAGCCGATCGGACTGCTCACCCTCAACGCGAACCCGACGAACTTCTTCGCGGAAACGGAGCAGGTCGCTTTCCACCCGGGCCACCTCGTGCCCGGCATCGACGTCACCGACGACCCGCTGCTGGCCGGCCGGCTGTTCTCCTATCTCGACACCCAGATCACCCGGCTCGCCGGCCCCAACTTCGCCCAGATCCCGGTCAACCGCACCCACGCCCCCGTCAACGACATGCTGCGCGACGGCTTCCACCAGGACGCGGTCCATACCGGGGTGGCGCCCTACCGGCCCAACTCCCTCGACGGCGGCTGCCCGTTCCTCGCCGGAGCGGACACCGGCGCCTACATCGAGGTACCCGTGGAAATCCCGGCCTCGAAGAAGGTCCGGGAAGCCCCCGCGAGCTTCGACGACCACTTCAGCCAGCCCCGTCGCTTCTGGCTCAGCATGACCCCGGTCGAACGCGAGCACATCATCGGCGCGTACACCTTCGAGCTCAACAAGTGCTACGAGCAAGCCATCAAGGAGCGGGCCCTGCGGGTCCTCGCCAACATCGACCCCGAACTCTGCGAAGGCGTCGCCGCGGGGCTCGGGCTCCCGGCCCCCGAGGCCGACCGCCCCCTCGCCTCCGTCGATCCCAGCCCGGCGCTGTCCCAGATCGGCCGGAGCTGGCCCCTGGACGGACGCATCATCGGCATCGTCACCGACGACAACGGCGATCTGGACGCGGTCCGCGACCTGCGCCGGAGAGTGCTCGAGGACGACATGGTCCCCCTGGTCGTCGCGCCGGCCGGCGGCAAGCTCGACAGCGAGGGCGACCCGATCACCGTGCAGCGCACCTTCGCGACCGCCCGCTCCATCGAATTCGACGCTGTCGTGCTTGCCGGAACTCCGGGTCCCGGCAAGGACGCTTACGGCGCGCGCGATGCCAAGGCAGGTGACCCCGCCGTGGCGGGCCGGACCGAGACCGACCCCCGGGTTCTGCTGATGCTGTCCGAGGCGTACCGCCATGGCAAGGCACTCGGCGGCTGGGCCGGAGCCGAGGAGGTTTTCCACGCCGCCGGCGTGCCGACCGCCGCCCCCGGCGTGGCCCTTGGGAGCGACGGCCCCGCCACGCTGAACCAGATCACCCAGCTGCTCGGCAAGCACCGCGTCTGGGAACGGTTCGCCACGAACTCCTAG
- a CDS encoding DUF488 domain-containing protein, translating to MPELELITFGHSTADRQQLTELLRAAGVRSVVDVRIGPGSRRNPDVLRSSLAHWMPQAGLHYRWERDLGGFRKAPADSPDVVWRNASFRGYAAYMREPAFVAAMDRLLDEASGSRTAVMCGEAVWWRCHRRLIADFATVARNTAVQHLMHDGRLVPHPPMPGLRLRPDGLLVYDDTATATATAAAAAAPRPRHLGSERI from the coding sequence ATGCCTGAATTAGAGCTGATCACCTTCGGCCACAGCACCGCGGACCGGCAGCAGTTGACGGAGTTGCTGCGCGCGGCGGGCGTGAGGTCTGTGGTCGACGTACGGATCGGGCCCGGCAGCCGTCGCAACCCCGACGTGCTCCGCAGCAGCCTCGCCCACTGGATGCCGCAGGCCGGCCTCCACTACCGCTGGGAAAGGGACCTGGGCGGCTTCCGCAAAGCACCAGCCGACTCCCCCGACGTCGTCTGGCGCAACGCCTCGTTCAGGGGATATGCCGCCTACATGCGTGAGCCCGCGTTCGTTGCCGCGATGGACCGCCTGCTCGACGAAGCTTCTGGTTCACGCACGGCGGTGATGTGCGGTGAGGCGGTCTGGTGGCGCTGTCACCGGCGCCTGATCGCCGACTTCGCCACCGTGGCGAGGAACACCGCCGTGCAACACCTGATGCACGACGGACGGCTTGTGCCTCATCCGCCGATGCCAGGACTGCGGCTGCGGCCGGACGGCTTGCTCGTCTACGACGACACCGCAACCGCAACCGCAACCGCAGCCGCAGCCGCAGCGCCTCGGCCCCGCCACCTCGGATCCGAACGCATATGA
- a CDS encoding DUF6343 family protein — MRRPRTGTEPVTARSPLRLRLILASAALVVFTAATVRLAMGAHSAGPHDSPSATVLLVLAVVCGVLALAAILDLVVLRRRMRSQRTTGA, encoded by the coding sequence ATGAGACGTCCACGCACTGGGACTGAGCCGGTAACGGCCCGTAGCCCTCTACGGCTGCGGCTCATCCTTGCTTCCGCCGCGCTTGTGGTCTTCACCGCGGCAACCGTGCGCCTCGCGATGGGAGCGCACTCCGCCGGACCGCACGACTCCCCCAGCGCCACCGTGCTCCTGGTGCTGGCGGTGGTGTGTGGCGTGCTCGCCCTCGCCGCGATTCTGGATCTCGTCGTACTCCGCCGACGCATGCGCAGTCAGAGGACCACGGGCGCGTAG
- a CDS encoding NAD-dependent epimerase/dehydratase family protein — MVDDHSRSETRASGLKVVVVGATGNVGTSVVRALSAESAVGSILGLARRPCHLSVAKTRWACVDVGDPQADLESHFRGADAVINLAWLFQPTHNPVTTWRTNVTGSMRVFDAVAAADVPALVHASSVGAYSPGPKDRFVDESWPTHGWPEAAYCREKAYLERVLDAFEEQHPLVRVVRMRPGFLFKRESASEQRRLFAGPLLPQRLARPSLLPALPDIPGLRFQALHTDDAADAYRRAVLRPVHGAFNLAADPVIDAKELAGLFHARTVRLPLPPLRNALAAAWHLHLVPASPQLFDAVLRLPLLDTTRARTELDWAPQYSAIEALTEFLHGLQEVAGADTAPLAARLPGGRARELVTGVGRRP, encoded by the coding sequence ATGGTGGACGACCACAGCCGCAGCGAGACCCGCGCCTCCGGCCTGAAGGTGGTCGTCGTCGGGGCCACGGGCAACGTCGGCACCAGTGTCGTGCGGGCATTGAGCGCGGAGTCCGCGGTCGGCTCCATCCTCGGTCTCGCCCGGCGGCCGTGCCACCTGTCGGTCGCCAAGACCCGCTGGGCGTGTGTGGACGTCGGCGACCCGCAGGCCGACCTCGAAAGCCACTTCCGGGGCGCGGATGCCGTCATCAACTTGGCCTGGCTCTTCCAGCCCACCCACAACCCGGTCACCACCTGGCGTACGAACGTCACGGGGAGCATGCGGGTCTTCGACGCAGTGGCGGCCGCCGATGTGCCCGCCCTCGTCCACGCCTCCTCGGTGGGCGCCTACTCACCCGGGCCGAAAGACCGGTTCGTCGACGAATCCTGGCCCACCCACGGCTGGCCGGAGGCGGCCTACTGCCGGGAGAAGGCCTACCTGGAGCGGGTGCTCGATGCCTTCGAAGAACAGCACCCCCTCGTCCGGGTGGTACGGATGCGACCCGGCTTTCTCTTCAAACGAGAATCGGCATCCGAGCAGCGCCGCCTTTTCGCCGGCCCCCTGCTACCCCAACGCCTGGCCCGCCCCTCACTTCTCCCCGCCCTTCCGGATATCCCAGGACTGCGGTTCCAGGCGTTGCACACCGACGACGCGGCCGACGCCTACCGCCGCGCGGTACTGCGCCCGGTCCACGGAGCGTTCAACCTCGCCGCCGACCCGGTCATCGACGCCAAGGAACTCGCCGGTCTCTTCCATGCCCGTACCGTGCGGCTCCCGCTGCCGCCGCTACGAAATGCGCTCGCCGCGGCGTGGCACCTCCATCTCGTGCCGGCCTCGCCGCAGCTTTTCGACGCGGTCCTGCGACTGCCGCTGCTGGACACCACACGGGCTCGCACCGAGCTGGACTGGGCCCCGCAGTACAGCGCGATCGAGGCTCTCACCGAGTTCCTGCACGGGCTGCAAGAGGTCGCCGGAGCGGACACGGCCCCCCTGGCCGCCCGGCTGCCCGGTGGGCGGGCCAGGGAACTGGTCACAGGCGTCGGCCGACGCCCATGA
- a CDS encoding plasmid stabilization protein, translating to MPAGSSKKRERQYEHIKEQAEERGTSDKRAKEIAARTVNKERARSGEAKTASKTSTRDPKSAAQRGGERSHRGPGGPTRDQLYEEAKKKNIEGRSTMNKDQLRRAVGR from the coding sequence GTGCCTGCAGGATCAAGCAAAAAGCGTGAACGGCAGTACGAACACATCAAGGAACAGGCCGAGGAGCGCGGCACCTCCGACAAGCGCGCCAAGGAGATCGCCGCCCGCACGGTCAACAAGGAACGCGCCCGCTCCGGCGAAGCCAAAACCGCCAGCAAGACCTCCACCCGCGACCCGAAATCCGCAGCCCAGCGTGGCGGCGAACGCTCCCACCGCGGACCCGGCGGCCCGACCAGAGACCAGCTCTACGAAGAGGCCAAGAAGAAGAACATCGAAGGCCGCTCCACCATGAACAAGGACCAACTGCGCCGGGCCGTCGGCCGCTGA
- a CDS encoding hemerythrin domain-containing protein produces the protein MGHGGDVIAELTTDHREVDELFKQFEDAPPGSEDRRRLVDALTIELVRHSVAEEEYLYPAVREHLEEGDALADKELADHARVEQLLNDLQQREADDLDFDRLVLKLRTEVTAHVDDEENHLFTQLRTHVHPYVLEELGNKVRQAKKTAPTRPHPGAPSTPPANKLLAPGLGMVDRVRDYVSGRGK, from the coding sequence GTGGGGCATGGCGGTGATGTGATCGCGGAGCTGACCACCGACCACCGGGAGGTCGATGAGCTCTTCAAACAATTCGAGGATGCTCCTCCCGGAAGTGAGGACCGCAGGCGCCTGGTGGATGCGTTGACGATCGAGCTGGTGCGGCACTCCGTCGCCGAGGAGGAGTACCTCTACCCGGCGGTGCGTGAGCACCTGGAGGAGGGCGACGCGCTGGCGGACAAGGAGCTCGCCGACCACGCCCGCGTCGAGCAGCTCCTCAATGACCTCCAGCAGCGCGAGGCCGATGATCTCGACTTCGACCGGCTGGTGCTGAAGCTGCGTACCGAGGTGACCGCGCACGTCGATGACGAGGAAAACCACCTCTTCACCCAGCTGCGCACCCACGTGCATCCCTACGTCCTCGAAGAGCTGGGCAACAAGGTCCGGCAGGCGAAGAAGACGGCTCCCACCCGCCCGCACCCCGGGGCCCCCAGCACACCCCCGGCCAACAAGCTGCTCGCCCCCGGCCTGGGAATGGTGGACCGAGTGCGCGATTACGTCTCCGGCCGCGGCAAGTAA
- a CDS encoding STAS domain-containing protein — MSSQSPEPAQSERTPVVLTEADEQHAVLTFAGVLDAHALPELEELLSDRRLRQAGTWVWDMSGLERIGLACAYALLRAVTRAPETVSVTVSGARRAVQRTLRHAGLDTVVTIGE, encoded by the coding sequence ATGTCCTCTCAGTCCCCTGAGCCCGCTCAGTCGGAGCGCACACCTGTAGTGCTCACCGAGGCTGACGAACAGCATGCTGTCCTGACGTTCGCCGGTGTCCTGGACGCGCACGCTCTGCCCGAGCTGGAAGAGCTCCTCAGTGACCGGCGCCTGCGGCAAGCAGGCACCTGGGTATGGGACATGAGCGGCCTTGAGCGGATCGGTCTCGCATGCGCTTACGCCCTGCTCCGCGCGGTCACACGTGCGCCGGAAACCGTCTCCGTGACAGTCAGCGGGGCGCGCCGCGCCGTTCAGCGCACCCTGCGGCATGCTGGTCTCGACACCGTCGTGACCATAGGGGAGTAG
- a CDS encoding LPFR motif small protein codes for MLRAIADVLRSVGGAIATVVTLPFRAVARLFGGASSSAHGHH; via the coding sequence GTGTTGAGGGCAATCGCAGATGTTCTTCGGTCTGTCGGCGGGGCCATCGCTACCGTCGTCACCCTGCCGTTCAGGGCTGTGGCCCGGCTGTTCGGCGGCGCCTCAAGCTCCGCTCACGGACACCACTGA
- a CDS encoding DNA polymerase ligase N-terminal domain-containing protein, whose protein sequence is MTSRNPLTTYRGKRHFGRTREPQGRRAASGDAPRFVLQIHDARTLHFDFRWEVDGVRKSWSVPKGSSADPQDKPVAMRTEDHPLEYRDCEGAIAAGECGAGTVIVWDEGSYRPLPGKKGPSRTFSEALERGHASFWLDGSKLHGGYAPTRFRGGGPWEREPWLLAKEGGHWAGRRGTPDARRSRPVRSGRTLSRVTQEEAGEQESA, encoded by the coding sequence GTGACCAGCAGGAATCCACTGACTACGTATCGTGGCAAGCGGCACTTCGGCCGGACCCGCGAGCCGCAGGGCCGGCGGGCCGCGTCTGGTGACGCACCCCGCTTCGTGCTGCAGATCCATGACGCCAGGACCCTGCACTTCGACTTCCGGTGGGAGGTCGATGGCGTACGGAAGTCATGGTCCGTGCCGAAGGGATCGTCCGCCGACCCGCAGGACAAGCCAGTGGCGATGCGCACCGAGGACCACCCGCTGGAGTACCGGGATTGTGAAGGAGCCATCGCGGCAGGGGAGTGCGGCGCAGGCACCGTGATCGTCTGGGACGAGGGCAGCTACCGCCCGCTGCCAGGTAAGAAGGGCCCCAGCCGCACGTTCAGCGAGGCACTGGAGCGGGGCCATGCGTCCTTCTGGCTCGATGGCAGCAAGCTGCACGGCGGCTATGCGCCGACCCGCTTCCGCGGCGGCGGCCCCTGGGAGCGGGAGCCCTGGCTGCTGGCCAAAGAGGGGGGCCACTGGGCTGGACGTCGTGGCACCCCCGACGCCCGCCGCTCCCGGCCCGTTCGCAGCGGTCGAACCCTCAGTCGCGTCACCCAGGAGGAGGCCGGGGAGCAGGAGAGTGCGTGA
- the ligD gene encoding non-homologous end-joining DNA ligase, translating to MSRADDLLDALPPAERALLDDAPAGEEYAVRPMLAVLSDRREFDDGWIFERKLDGVRTLGIREPDRIRLLSRTGREVNSSYPEIVDALGHQRCRDFTVDGEVVAFAHGRTDFARLQQRMQLTDAEQARASGVAVTYYVFDLLRLNGRDLTRLPLRTRKSLLRRALGFQQPLRFTPHRNHGGARELDEACAHGWEGLIAKRAGGRYLPRRSSDWLKLKCAQGQELVIGGFTEPAGSRVGFGALLLGYHAEGALRYAGKVGTGFDQQTLRRLRTLLDARSRTCSPFAGPVRERGAHWVRPELVAEIGFTEWTRDGMLRHPRFLGLRDDKRPEDVVRERPVRG from the coding sequence ATGAGCAGGGCCGACGACTTGCTGGACGCGCTGCCCCCGGCCGAGCGGGCGCTGCTGGACGACGCCCCGGCCGGCGAGGAGTACGCGGTGCGTCCGATGCTGGCCGTGCTCAGCGACCGCCGGGAGTTCGACGACGGCTGGATCTTCGAACGTAAGCTCGACGGGGTGCGGACGCTCGGCATCCGCGAGCCGGACCGCATCCGGCTGCTGTCTCGCACCGGCCGCGAGGTCAACTCCAGCTACCCGGAAATCGTCGATGCCCTCGGCCACCAGCGGTGCCGGGACTTCACCGTCGACGGCGAGGTCGTCGCCTTCGCGCACGGCCGCACCGACTTCGCCCGCCTCCAGCAGCGGATGCAACTCACCGACGCCGAGCAGGCCCGCGCCAGCGGTGTCGCGGTGACGTACTACGTCTTCGACCTGCTGCGGTTGAACGGCCGCGACCTCACCCGCCTGCCGCTGCGCACCCGCAAATCCCTGCTGCGCCGGGCGCTCGGCTTCCAGCAGCCGCTGCGCTTCACCCCGCACCGCAACCACGGCGGCGCCCGCGAGTTGGACGAGGCGTGCGCCCATGGCTGGGAGGGGCTGATCGCCAAGCGGGCAGGCGGCCGCTACCTGCCCCGCCGCTCCTCGGACTGGCTCAAACTCAAGTGCGCGCAGGGCCAGGAACTCGTCATCGGCGGCTTCACCGAACCGGCGGGCAGCCGAGTCGGATTCGGTGCCTTGCTTCTCGGTTACCACGCGGAGGGCGCCCTTCGGTACGCGGGCAAGGTCGGCACCGGCTTCGACCAGCAGACCCTGCGCCGGCTCCGTACCCTGCTCGATGCCCGCAGCCGCACATGCTCCCCGTTCGCGGGGCCGGTCCGTGAGCGGGGCGCCCACTGGGTCCGTCCCGAACTCGTCGCCGAGATCGGCTTCACGGAGTGGACCCGGGACGGCATGCTGCGTCATCCGCGCTTCCTCGGGCTGCGTGACGACAAGCGGCCCGAGGACGTGGTCCGCGAACGTCCGGTCCGGGGCTGA
- a CDS encoding cysteine hydrolase family protein — translation MSDTALVVIDMLNSYDHEDAELLLPSVRTVLPRLTSLIERARRSDIEVIYVNDNFGLWRSHHDELLDTVLSGPHADLVEPVRPDENSLFVVKARHSIFYQTPLEYLLRQHGIDTIVLCGQVTEQCVLYSALDAHIRHVGVTVVEDACAHIHRDLAEAALRMMERNMQARIVRSTAVEIF, via the coding sequence GTGTCCGACACCGCACTCGTCGTGATCGACATGCTCAACTCCTACGACCACGAGGACGCCGAACTGCTGCTGCCCTCGGTGCGCACGGTCCTGCCGCGCCTCACCTCACTGATCGAACGTGCACGGCGGAGCGATATCGAGGTCATTTACGTCAACGACAATTTCGGGCTGTGGCGCTCGCACCATGACGAGCTGTTGGACACCGTCCTCAGCGGACCGCACGCGGACCTGGTAGAACCGGTCCGGCCCGATGAGAACTCCCTGTTCGTGGTCAAGGCGCGGCACTCGATCTTCTACCAGACGCCCCTGGAATATCTCCTGCGCCAGCATGGCATCGACACGATTGTGCTCTGCGGCCAGGTCACCGAACAATGCGTGCTCTACTCGGCGCTCGACGCGCATATCCGGCACGTCGGTGTCACCGTCGTCGAGGATGCCTGTGCGCATATCCACCGGGATCTCGCGGAAGCCGCCCTGCGCATGATGGAACGCAATATGCAGGCCCGAATCGTCAGATCCACCGCCGTAGAAATTTTCTGA
- a CDS encoding phosphotransferase family protein, whose amino-acid sequence MTDHDEAAAVRPLTLAWVSRHLEVGERIVRTEALHGGITAEMRRLTIGTRDGCTRDLVLRSFVDPFSVGHAEDWLGREAGALSLLTGTGVRAPGLVAVDPTAAQCEYPSLLMTHLEGRTVLADEGLETRVPLLARQLVAIHALRPAERPREYVALTTADTVVTPKGADAAAWAAAIDVIRRPAPPYEGRFLHRDFQPGNVLFDVPPPRPSGARITGVVDWAATSWGPADLDVAHCSTNLALLHGPAWGLRFAEAYEEAGGVLATAASERLYWQVRDALACSEEVQLVAQPWREAGRTELTTRAVEERLDAYVTALMDALG is encoded by the coding sequence GTGACCGACCACGATGAGGCAGCGGCTGTCCGACCATTGACCCTGGCTTGGGTGAGCCGGCACCTGGAGGTCGGCGAACGGATCGTCAGGACCGAGGCGCTGCACGGCGGCATCACTGCCGAAATGCGGAGGCTGACCATCGGCACACGGGACGGATGCACCCGTGACCTGGTGCTGCGGAGCTTCGTCGACCCGTTCTCTGTGGGACACGCCGAGGACTGGCTGGGCAGGGAGGCCGGCGCCCTGTCCCTGCTCACGGGGACCGGCGTGCGGGCTCCTGGACTGGTCGCGGTTGATCCGACCGCCGCGCAATGCGAGTATCCATCGCTCCTGATGACACATCTGGAAGGCCGGACGGTCCTGGCCGATGAGGGATTGGAGACGCGCGTTCCTCTGCTGGCCCGTCAACTCGTGGCGATCCACGCGTTGCGGCCCGCCGAGCGGCCCCGGGAGTATGTGGCGTTGACGACCGCCGACACCGTCGTGACGCCGAAGGGCGCCGACGCGGCGGCATGGGCCGCGGCGATCGACGTGATCCGCCGGCCCGCGCCGCCCTATGAAGGGCGATTCCTGCACCGGGACTTCCAACCCGGCAATGTGCTGTTCGACGTGCCGCCCCCAAGGCCGTCAGGTGCCCGGATCACCGGCGTCGTCGACTGGGCAGCGACCTCCTGGGGCCCGGCGGATCTCGATGTGGCGCACTGCTCCACCAATCTCGCGCTGCTGCACGGCCCGGCGTGGGGTCTGCGGTTCGCAGAGGCGTATGAGGAGGCCGGCGGAGTGCTGGCCACGGCCGCGAGCGAGCGGCTGTACTGGCAGGTGCGGGACGCATTGGCGTGCTCAGAAGAAGTCCAGTTGGTGGCGCAGCCATGGCGGGAGGCAGGGAGGACAGAGCTGACGACGCGAGCCGTGGAGGAGCGGTTGGATGCCTATGTCACCGCCCTGATGGACGCGCTGGGCTGA
- a CDS encoding SDR family oxidoreductase, translating to MARDNRAEQNPVTKHPQPEFEQQDQAHPGWTGPMDPPPDHGEESYRGSGLLEGRKAVVTGGDSGIGRAVCLAFAREGADVLFTYLPEEGKEAGETSRHIEEAGRTPVAVPCDVRDEVQCERLVERAVTEFGRIDILVNNAAYQMSQPDGISAITTEQFDRVVRTNLYSMFWLSKMALPHIPQGGSIINSASVQAYKPSPHLLDYAMTKGAIVTFTQGLAQMLASDGIRVNAVAPGPVWTPLIPATLPDTTTFGKQSPLGRPAQPAEMAPAYVFLASPQASYITAEILNATGGTPLP from the coding sequence GTGGCACGCGACAACCGAGCCGAGCAGAACCCGGTCACCAAGCACCCTCAGCCGGAGTTCGAGCAGCAAGACCAGGCCCACCCTGGCTGGACGGGGCCCATGGACCCTCCGCCCGACCACGGGGAGGAGTCCTACCGGGGCAGCGGCCTCCTGGAAGGGCGCAAGGCCGTGGTGACCGGCGGGGACTCCGGCATCGGGCGGGCCGTCTGCCTGGCCTTCGCACGCGAGGGCGCGGACGTCCTGTTCACGTACCTCCCGGAAGAGGGCAAGGAAGCCGGTGAGACATCCCGCCACATCGAGGAGGCCGGGCGTACGCCAGTGGCGGTGCCCTGCGACGTCCGCGACGAAGTGCAGTGCGAACGCCTTGTCGAACGGGCGGTGACAGAGTTCGGCAGGATCGACATCCTCGTGAACAACGCCGCGTACCAGATGTCACAGCCCGACGGCATCAGTGCCATCACCACCGAACAGTTCGACCGCGTGGTCCGCACCAATCTTTACAGCATGTTCTGGCTTTCGAAGATGGCCCTGCCGCACATTCCTCAAGGCGGATCGATCATCAACTCCGCCTCTGTACAGGCATACAAGCCCAGCCCGCACCTGCTCGACTACGCGATGACCAAGGGCGCCATCGTCACCTTTACCCAGGGGCTCGCTCAGATGCTGGCCTCCGACGGCATTCGCGTCAACGCAGTCGCCCCCGGCCCGGTATGGACTCCCCTGATCCCGGCGACGCTCCCGGACACCACCACCTTCGGCAAGCAATCTCCCCTGGGGCGGCCGGCCCAGCCTGCGGAGATGGCACCCGCCTACGTCTTCCTCGCCTCACCGCAGGCCAGCTACATCACCGCTGAGATCCTCAATGCCACGGGCGGTACACCACTTCCTTAG
- a CDS encoding DUF5133 domain-containing protein: MLMAHPVVLRKLVDEYEVLQAVHAERGDAEPRGRMTEVACALCISTGTSDVDAALIAAQHQLPGAQVYDDSLLAS, translated from the coding sequence ATGCTGATGGCCCACCCTGTAGTGCTGCGCAAGCTCGTAGACGAGTACGAGGTCCTGCAGGCGGTACACGCGGAACGCGGCGACGCAGAGCCGCGTGGACGCATGACCGAGGTCGCCTGCGCCCTGTGCATATCCACCGGCACCTCCGACGTGGATGCGGCTCTGATCGCCGCACAGCACCAACTTCCTGGAGCTCAGGTGTATGACGACTCGCTCCTCGCCTCCTGA